Proteins encoded within one genomic window of Saccharopolyspora pogona:
- a CDS encoding SRPBCC domain-containing protein, translating into MDDKLRRLVDRYELRFERRLAHAQEKVLRASADPAQLRAWFVEILDYDRSRLGLAAGAELAFVPEEGHDLSPGKGRTTRFDPPNLLEYTWDAEILRWELAADGPDGCRLIFTNIVADHDFAIAVEPGWRAGLGQLAEFLGANA; encoded by the coding sequence ATGGACGACAAGCTGCGGCGGCTCGTCGACCGGTACGAGCTGCGGTTCGAGCGCCGGCTCGCGCACGCGCAGGAGAAGGTGTTGCGGGCGAGCGCCGATCCGGCGCAGCTGCGGGCGTGGTTCGTGGAGATCCTCGACTACGACCGCAGCCGCCTGGGCTTGGCCGCCGGCGCCGAGCTGGCCTTCGTGCCGGAGGAGGGGCACGACCTGTCTCCGGGGAAGGGGCGGACCACCCGGTTCGATCCGCCGAACCTGCTGGAGTACACGTGGGACGCGGAGATCCTGCGCTGGGAGCTGGCGGCGGACGGCCCGGACGGCTGCCGGTTGATCTTCACCAACATCGTCGCCGACCACGACTTCGCCATCGCGGTCGAACCGGGTTGGCGGGCAGGCCTGGGTCAGCTGGCCGAGTTCTTGGGCGCGAACGCTTGA
- a CDS encoding MFS transporter: MPFPQVRCRECENRLLPVFALTTALLDMSIVNVAMPAIQAGLGATASGAQWVVDGYTLCLSVFMLTGGSLGDRFGRK, encoded by the coding sequence GTGCCGTTTCCACAGGTCAGGTGTCGTGAGTGCGAAAACCGGCTCTTACCGGTTTTCGCACTCACGACTGCGCTGCTCGACATGAGCATCGTCAACGTCGCAATGCCCGCGATCCAGGCGGGGCTGGGCGCGACGGCGAGCGGCGCCCAGTGGGTCGTCGACGGTTACACGTTGTGCCTGTCGGTGTTCATGCTCACCGGCGGCTCGCTGGGCGACCGGTTCGGCCGCAAGTAG
- a CDS encoding GntR family transcriptional regulator: MSGPNRPPMSKADYVYSVLLQEIRSAQIPGGTQLKAAPLAQRLGVSITPVREALRRLENDRLVSYQSHHGATVIDLSDDALFEYYNVRAVVEGLGARLAADRIGPEQLARLRERHESMVRDAADGNRDRLGEQSQDLHLAITDIGGPAFLSQHARAVRNSYPVPTDASLWLDAEHAQRHLDAHAELLDALEAGDGETAERIMIDHVRAAGTYRVGQRNSEH; this comes from the coding sequence ATGTCAGGGCCGAACCGGCCGCCTATGAGCAAGGCGGACTACGTCTACAGCGTGCTGCTGCAGGAGATCCGCAGTGCGCAGATCCCCGGCGGCACCCAGTTGAAGGCCGCCCCGCTCGCCCAGCGGCTGGGCGTGTCGATCACCCCGGTCCGGGAGGCCCTGCGCCGCCTGGAGAACGACCGCCTGGTCAGCTACCAGAGCCACCACGGGGCAACCGTGATCGACCTCAGCGACGACGCGTTGTTCGAGTACTACAACGTCCGCGCCGTGGTCGAGGGTCTCGGCGCCCGGCTGGCCGCCGACCGGATCGGCCCGGAGCAGCTCGCCCGGCTCCGCGAACGGCACGAGTCGATGGTGCGCGATGCCGCCGACGGCAACCGGGACCGGCTCGGCGAGCAGAGCCAGGATCTGCACCTGGCGATCACCGACATCGGCGGACCGGCCTTCCTCAGCCAGCACGCCCGCGCGGTCCGCAACAGCTATCCGGTGCCGACCGACGCGTCTCTCTGGCTTGACGCGGAGCACGCCCAACGCCACCTGGACGCCCACGCCGAGCTCCTCGACGCGCTTGAAGCGGGCGACGGCGAGACAGCGGAGCGGATCATGATCGACCACGTCCGCGCCGCCGGCACCTACCGCGTCGGCCAGCGGAACTCGGAGCACTAG
- a CDS encoding CaiB/BaiF CoA transferase family protein: protein MTSLNGLRVIDAATLFAGPSAAMLLGDFGADVIKIEHPRRGDPSRGHGASKDGVGLWWKTLSRNKRAAAVDLSRAEGQAVLRRLVESSDVLIENFRPGTLERWNLAPADLLEINPRLIVARMTGFGQFGPMAGQPGFGTLAEAMSGFAASNGEPDGPPVLPPLALADGIAGLAMAYAIMVAVQAREHSGRGQVIDMAIIEPILGLLGPQMTAYRALGVTPQRTGNRSNSNAPRNTYRTRDGRWLAISTSAQSIADRVMTLVGRPELAAEPWFATGAGRVAHVDELDEVVASWIAERDADEVIAAFTEAQAAIAPIYDVADIAKDPQYAALGTFVDVPDEELGSVTVQNVLFRLSDTPGEVRWPGPPLGRHTDEVLAESGCTAAEIDELRRAGVVA, encoded by the coding sequence ATGACGAGTCTTAACGGGCTTCGGGTGATCGACGCCGCCACGCTCTTCGCCGGCCCGTCCGCGGCGATGCTGCTCGGCGACTTCGGCGCCGACGTGATCAAGATCGAGCATCCGCGGCGGGGCGACCCCTCGCGCGGCCACGGCGCGTCCAAGGACGGAGTCGGGCTTTGGTGGAAGACCCTCTCGCGGAACAAGCGCGCCGCCGCGGTCGACCTGTCCCGGGCCGAGGGGCAGGCCGTGCTGCGGCGGCTGGTGGAGTCCTCCGACGTGCTGATCGAGAACTTCCGCCCCGGCACGCTGGAGCGCTGGAACCTGGCGCCGGCCGACCTGCTGGAGATCAACCCGCGGCTGATCGTCGCCCGGATGACCGGCTTCGGGCAGTTCGGTCCGATGGCCGGGCAACCCGGCTTCGGAACCCTCGCCGAGGCGATGAGCGGGTTCGCCGCCAGCAACGGCGAACCCGACGGCCCGCCGGTGCTACCGCCGCTGGCGCTGGCCGACGGCATCGCGGGGCTGGCCATGGCGTACGCGATCATGGTCGCGGTCCAGGCCCGGGAGCACAGCGGGCGCGGTCAGGTCATCGACATGGCGATCATCGAGCCCATCCTGGGCCTGCTCGGCCCGCAGATGACCGCCTACCGGGCGCTCGGCGTGACCCCGCAGCGCACCGGGAACCGTTCGAACAGCAACGCCCCGCGCAACACCTACCGCACCCGGGACGGTCGCTGGCTGGCGATCTCCACCAGCGCCCAGTCGATCGCAGACCGGGTCATGACGCTGGTGGGGCGGCCCGAACTGGCCGCCGAACCCTGGTTCGCCACCGGGGCCGGGCGGGTGGCGCACGTCGACGAACTGGACGAGGTGGTCGCGAGCTGGATCGCCGAACGCGACGCCGACGAGGTGATCGCGGCGTTCACCGAGGCGCAGGCGGCGATCGCGCCGATCTACGACGTGGCCGACATCGCGAAGGACCCGCAGTACGCCGCGCTGGGCACCTTCGTCGACGTGCCGGACGAGGAACTCGGCAGCGTGACCGTACAGAACGTGCTGTTCCGGCTCTCCGACACGCCGGGCGAGGTGCGCTGGCCCGGCCCGCCGCTGGGTCGGCACACCGACGAGGTGCTCGCCGAATCCGGTTGCACCGCAGCGGAAATCGACGAACTGCGCCGGGCGGGAGTCGTCGCATGA
- a CDS encoding HpcH/HpaI aldolase/citrate lyase family protein, translating into MTNPISWLYVPGDRPDRFDKAAASGADVVIVDLEDAVDAGRKDGARANAVAYLSEPRSGPAVHVRINELATRRGQDDLAAFAEAPGLAAVRLPKVESPADLDALDEVFGDRPMPAFALLESARGLANVHDIAAHPRIAGIALGEQDLTAELSIGEVALDQLRLQAVVAAAAAGIGPVPMSVFANVRDEAGLLDSCRRGRDLGMFGRTAIHPAQIPLIRKAFRPTEAEVSRARAVVEAADRAELDGVGALVLPDGRFVDAPIIAKARRVLALAGENA; encoded by the coding sequence ATGACCAACCCGATCAGCTGGTTGTACGTGCCCGGTGACCGCCCGGACCGCTTCGACAAGGCGGCTGCCAGCGGCGCGGACGTGGTGATCGTCGATCTTGAAGACGCCGTCGACGCCGGCCGGAAGGACGGCGCGCGGGCCAACGCCGTGGCTTACCTGTCCGAGCCCCGCAGCGGACCGGCGGTGCACGTGCGGATCAACGAGCTCGCGACCCGGCGCGGTCAGGACGACCTGGCGGCGTTCGCCGAGGCACCGGGCCTGGCCGCGGTGCGGCTGCCGAAGGTGGAGTCGCCGGCCGATCTCGACGCGCTCGACGAGGTCTTCGGTGATCGGCCGATGCCCGCGTTCGCGCTGCTGGAATCCGCGCGGGGCCTGGCGAACGTGCACGACATCGCCGCGCATCCGCGCATCGCCGGGATCGCGCTGGGGGAGCAGGACCTCACCGCCGAGCTGTCCATCGGCGAGGTCGCACTGGACCAGTTGCGGTTGCAGGCGGTGGTCGCCGCTGCTGCGGCGGGCATCGGGCCGGTACCGATGTCGGTGTTCGCCAACGTCCGCGACGAGGCGGGGCTGCTTGACTCGTGCCGACGCGGGAGGGACCTTGGCATGTTCGGGCGAACGGCCATCCACCCGGCGCAGATCCCGTTGATCCGCAAGGCATTCCGGCCCACCGAGGCGGAGGTGTCCCGGGCCCGCGCGGTGGTCGAGGCCGCCGATCGGGCCGAACTCGACGGCGTCGGTGCGCTCGTTCTGCCGGACGGCCGCTTCGTCGACGCACCCATCATCGCCAAGGCTCGCCGCGTCCTCGCGCTGGCCGGGGAAAACGCATAA
- a CDS encoding TRAP transporter large permease subunit yields MGVAIWALVCYIGVIVVWNAVLKRNIGEAMLVGFAVVCLFGGRDALDLAWAGLDEAMSEEVVFAALAFVLMGYLMTRLGLIDRQVALLNSVFGRLRGGSAYVSTSTAALLGGPAGSGSGIAASVGSVTIPWMIRSNWRPDLAASLVAGNAGLGISIPPSSSMFLLLGSAAVAPVLTADQLIVAAFVGGLWTVLHRFVVVFIWVRRFRVQAMDAADITPFRVALRQGAGSLLVYLGIAIPVLMTLDIGAEFLESQLGEAADDISIVVWIPVLTIVATLLVGWKRLPRTARGWNEVLGDMAPRYAVIGATLFFAFAAAGSLGELGLVDQLTAIMNGIDAPVWVIASLVGVLIVIIAAPLTGTATIAAVGGVAFSALTGAGVAPAVAATVILIFASTEGASPPGAAPIYIASGIAGVDPARTFVRLILWFVIPTLVIGVLIATGVLPLFV; encoded by the coding sequence GTGGGCGTAGCAATTTGGGCACTCGTCTGCTACATCGGCGTGATCGTCGTCTGGAACGCCGTGCTGAAGCGCAACATCGGCGAGGCGATGCTCGTAGGATTCGCGGTGGTCTGCCTCTTCGGCGGCCGCGACGCGCTGGACCTGGCCTGGGCCGGGCTCGACGAGGCGATGTCCGAGGAAGTGGTCTTCGCCGCGCTCGCGTTCGTCCTGATGGGCTACCTGATGACCCGGCTCGGCCTCATCGACCGGCAGGTCGCGCTGCTCAACTCGGTGTTCGGCAGGCTGCGCGGCGGCTCCGCGTACGTGTCGACCTCGACCGCGGCGCTGCTCGGCGGTCCGGCCGGGTCGGGTTCCGGCATCGCAGCCTCGGTCGGCTCGGTCACCATCCCCTGGATGATCAGGTCCAACTGGCGGCCGGACCTGGCCGCCTCCCTGGTCGCCGGGAACGCGGGGCTGGGCATCTCGATCCCGCCGAGCTCGTCGATGTTCTTGCTGCTGGGCTCGGCCGCCGTGGCGCCGGTCCTCACCGCGGACCAGCTGATCGTGGCGGCCTTCGTCGGCGGCCTGTGGACGGTGCTGCACCGCTTCGTGGTGGTGTTCATCTGGGTGCGCCGATTCCGTGTCCAGGCCATGGACGCGGCGGACATCACGCCGTTCCGCGTCGCGCTGCGCCAGGGGGCCGGCTCGCTGCTGGTCTACCTCGGCATCGCGATCCCGGTGCTGATGACGCTGGACATCGGCGCGGAGTTCCTGGAGTCGCAGCTCGGCGAGGCGGCCGACGACATCAGCATCGTGGTCTGGATCCCGGTGCTAACCATCGTCGCGACGCTGCTGGTCGGCTGGAAACGCCTGCCGCGCACGGCGCGCGGCTGGAACGAGGTGCTCGGCGACATGGCGCCGCGCTACGCGGTCATCGGCGCGACGCTGTTCTTCGCCTTCGCCGCCGCGGGCAGCCTCGGCGAACTCGGCCTGGTGGACCAGCTCACCGCGATCATGAACGGCATCGACGCGCCGGTGTGGGTGATCGCCTCGCTGGTCGGCGTGCTGATCGTGATCATCGCCGCGCCGCTGACCGGCACGGCCACGATCGCCGCGGTCGGCGGGGTCGCGTTCAGCGCCCTGACCGGTGCTGGCGTCGCCCCGGCCGTGGCGGCGACGGTGATCCTGATCTTCGCCTCGACCGAGGGCGCCTCGCCACCGGGCGCGGCGCCGATCTATATCGCCAGCGGCATCGCCGGCGTCGACCCGGCGCGCACGTTCGTCCGCCTGATCCTCTGGTTCGTGATCCCGACGTTGGTCATCGGCGTCCTCATCGCCACCGGCGTGCTGCCGCTGTTCGTCTAG
- a CDS encoding IS630 family transposase → MARTGRPKAELVLTDDERSTLQRWARRAKSSQALALRCRIVLACADGLSNVDVAEKLRVSRPTVGKWRSRFVQRRLKGLVDEDRPGAPRKITDEQVEKVVVSTLEEKPNNATHWSRTSMAKRSGLSKSTVGRIWKAFNLKPHLADTFKLSTDPQFIEKVRNVVGLYMNPPENAVVLCTDEKSQVQALERSQPVLPMMPGMPERRTHDYVRHGVTSLFAAFDIATGKVISSLHRRHRSVEFRKFLTKIDKTVPAELGVHVICDNYATHKTEIIQKWLAKHPRFQIHFIPTGSSWINQVERWFGELTTKLLQRGVHTSVQALEADIRNWIDEWNNDPRPFIWTKSADEILESLRSYCQRISGAGH, encoded by the coding sequence ATGGCGAGGACTGGGCGGCCGAAGGCTGAGTTGGTGCTGACCGACGATGAGCGTTCGACGTTGCAGCGTTGGGCTCGGCGGGCGAAGAGTTCGCAGGCTTTGGCGTTGCGGTGTCGGATTGTGCTGGCATGCGCCGATGGTTTGTCCAATGTGGATGTCGCCGAGAAGTTGCGGGTGTCGCGGCCGACGGTGGGCAAGTGGCGGTCGCGGTTTGTCCAGCGACGACTGAAGGGGTTGGTCGACGAGGATCGCCCAGGCGCGCCGCGGAAGATCACCGACGAACAGGTGGAGAAGGTGGTCGTCTCGACGTTGGAAGAGAAACCGAACAACGCGACGCATTGGTCGCGTACATCGATGGCGAAGCGTTCCGGGCTGAGTAAATCGACCGTGGGACGGATCTGGAAAGCGTTCAACCTTAAACCCCACTTGGCCGACACATTCAAGCTCTCTACCGATCCGCAGTTCATCGAGAAGGTCCGTAACGTCGTCGGCCTGTATATGAACCCGCCCGAGAACGCAGTGGTTCTGTGCACCGATGAGAAATCCCAGGTGCAAGCGCTGGAGAGGTCCCAGCCGGTGTTGCCGATGATGCCCGGCATGCCCGAGCGGCGCACCCACGACTACGTCCGTCACGGCGTCACCAGCCTGTTCGCCGCCTTCGACATCGCCACCGGCAAGGTCATCTCCTCGCTGCACCGCCGGCACCGCTCGGTCGAGTTCCGCAAATTTCTCACCAAGATCGACAAAACCGTACCGGCGGAGTTAGGCGTCCATGTCATTTGTGACAACTACGCCACCCACAAAACCGAGATCATCCAGAAATGGCTAGCGAAGCATCCCCGATTCCAAATCCACTTCATCCCGACCGGATCGTCCTGGATCAACCAGGTCGAACGCTGGTTCGGCGAATTGACCACCAAACTCCTGCAACGCGGCGTGCACACCAGCGTCCAGGCACTCGAGGCCGATATCCGCAACTGGATCGACGAGTGGAACAACGATCCCCGGCCGTTCATCTGGACGAAGAGCGCTGACGAGATCTTGGAGTCACTCCGATCATATTGTCAACGAATCTCCGGCGCAGGACACTAG
- a CDS encoding class I SAM-dependent methyltransferase has product MEISVDRSVFDAAYEENTAPWVIGEPQPAIVELEKAGGISGAVLDPGCGAGEHTTLLAKLGYDVRGVDFSTPAIEKARANAADQLVDARFEVADALQLTGGPYDTVVDSALFHVFGPEDREKYVRSLHGVCRPGATVHVLALADVEPGFGPRIPEAVLRDAFGGEGWRLEEIRLTTYRGVARGERAEALEVEDGAHVDLPAWLATVTRL; this is encoded by the coding sequence ATGGAGATTTCGGTGGACCGCTCGGTGTTCGACGCCGCCTACGAGGAGAACACCGCTCCTTGGGTGATCGGCGAGCCGCAGCCGGCGATCGTCGAGTTGGAGAAGGCCGGCGGCATCAGTGGCGCCGTGCTCGACCCTGGCTGCGGTGCCGGTGAGCACACGACCCTGCTGGCAAAGCTGGGCTACGACGTGCGGGGCGTGGATTTCTCGACCCCGGCGATCGAGAAGGCCCGGGCCAACGCCGCCGACCAGCTTGTCGACGCCCGCTTCGAGGTCGCCGATGCGCTGCAGCTGACCGGAGGGCCGTACGACACCGTCGTGGACAGCGCGCTGTTCCACGTTTTCGGGCCGGAAGACCGGGAGAAGTACGTGCGCAGCCTGCACGGCGTGTGCCGACCCGGCGCGACCGTGCACGTCCTGGCGCTGGCCGACGTCGAACCCGGTTTCGGGCCGCGTATCCCCGAAGCGGTGCTCCGCGACGCCTTCGGCGGCGAGGGGTGGCGGCTGGAGGAGATCCGGCTGACCACCTACCGGGGGGTCGCGCGGGGTGAGCGGGCGGAAGCGTTAGAGGTCGAGGACGGCGCGCACGTCGACCTGCCAGCCTGGCTGGCCACCGTCACCCGGCTCTGA
- a CDS encoding XdhC family protein, with protein MTEDSACAVAHGEVLDQAAGGRALVAVFASPVAEFLLRYGRELGFRTVLVEPDAERAAGLDAVSAVPDLGADADVVVTDHHRPELGPVLRDVLKRDVRWVGIMGNPRHVGPHVAALQELGVPAAEIERVHRPIGLNIGSRTPPEIAVATLAGLLADRNGKPGGFAF; from the coding sequence ATGACCGAGGATTCTGCGTGCGCGGTGGCGCACGGTGAAGTTCTGGACCAAGCCGCCGGTGGCCGCGCGCTGGTGGCGGTTTTCGCCTCGCCGGTGGCGGAATTCTTGCTGCGCTACGGCCGGGAACTCGGCTTCCGGACGGTGCTGGTCGAACCGGACGCCGAGCGCGCGGCCGGGCTCGACGCGGTTTCGGCGGTGCCGGACCTGGGGGCCGACGCGGACGTGGTGGTCACCGACCACCACCGCCCGGAACTCGGTCCGGTGCTGCGGGACGTGCTGAAGCGCGACGTCCGCTGGGTGGGCATCATGGGCAACCCGCGCCACGTCGGACCGCACGTGGCCGCGCTCCAGGAGCTCGGCGTCCCGGCTGCCGAGATCGAGCGGGTGCACCGGCCGATCGGTCTGAACATCGGCTCCCGCACTCCACCTGAGATCGCCGTCGCGACCCTCGCGGGCCTGCTGGCCGACCGCAACGGCAAGCCCGGCGGCTTCGCCTTCTGA
- the recQ gene encoding DNA helicase RecQ yields MRAVASPDLEVTDAHQVLQRVFGYDSFRGSQQEIVDHVIGGGDALVLMPTGGGKSLCYQIPSLVRPGVGVVVSPLIALMQDQVDALNELGVRAGFLNSTQTYEQRRQTEDAFVSGDLDLLYLAPERLRLDSTLDLLDRGKVSVFAIDEAHCVAQWGHDFRPDYLALSVLHERWPSIPRIALTATATQATRKEITTRLELTGSRHFVADFDRPNIQYRIVPKNDPKKQLLQLLRTEHAGEAGIVYRLSRAEVERTAEFLVANGINALPYHAGLDKEVRAAHQARFLREDGLVMVATIAFGMGIDKPDVRFVAHLDLPKSVEGYYQETGRAGRDGLPSTAWMAYGLQDVVQQRKLIELSEGEDAHRRTLSRHLDAMLALCETVECRRTQLLAYFGQDAPDACRNCDTCLAPPESWDGTVAAQKLLSTVVRLDRERNQKFGAGQIIDILRGKKTAKVEQFRHDSLSVFGIGVDLSDNEWRGVIRQLLAQRLLSVEGDYGTLMLTGSSGEVLRRDDPRKVMLRTEPKRVAAPATKSKAPKQAAQDMPPEAEPVFQRLRAWRAATAREENKAPFIIFHDSTLRQIAASQPSTLDELGDINGVGEQKLAKYGQAVLDTLAAEE; encoded by the coding sequence ATGCGAGCCGTGGCTTCCCCCGATCTTGAGGTGACTGACGCCCATCAGGTTCTGCAAAGGGTGTTCGGCTACGACTCCTTCCGCGGCTCCCAGCAGGAGATCGTGGATCACGTCATCGGTGGTGGCGATGCTCTCGTGCTGATGCCCACCGGCGGTGGCAAGTCGCTGTGCTACCAGATCCCGTCGCTGGTGCGCCCCGGTGTGGGCGTCGTCGTCTCGCCGCTGATCGCGCTGATGCAGGACCAGGTCGACGCGCTCAACGAGCTCGGCGTGCGGGCCGGCTTCCTCAACTCCACCCAGACCTACGAGCAGCGCCGGCAGACCGAGGACGCCTTCGTCTCCGGCGACCTCGACCTGCTCTACCTGGCGCCCGAGCGCCTGCGGCTGGACTCGACGCTGGACCTGCTCGACCGCGGCAAGGTTTCGGTGTTCGCCATCGACGAAGCCCACTGCGTCGCGCAGTGGGGCCACGACTTCCGCCCCGACTACCTGGCGCTTTCGGTGCTGCACGAGCGCTGGCCGTCGATCCCCCGCATCGCGCTGACCGCCACGGCCACCCAGGCGACCCGCAAGGAGATCACCACCCGCCTGGAGCTGACCGGGTCCCGGCACTTCGTCGCCGACTTCGACCGGCCGAACATCCAGTACCGGATCGTGCCGAAGAACGACCCGAAGAAGCAGCTGCTGCAACTGCTGCGCACCGAGCACGCCGGCGAGGCGGGCATCGTCTACCGGCTCTCCCGCGCCGAGGTGGAGCGGACCGCGGAGTTCCTGGTGGCCAACGGGATCAACGCGCTGCCCTACCATGCGGGCCTGGACAAGGAGGTCCGCGCCGCCCACCAGGCCCGGTTCCTGCGCGAGGACGGCCTGGTCATGGTCGCCACCATCGCCTTCGGCATGGGCATCGACAAGCCCGACGTGCGCTTTGTCGCGCACCTCGACCTGCCCAAGTCGGTCGAGGGCTACTACCAGGAGACCGGCCGCGCGGGCCGCGACGGGCTGCCCTCGACCGCCTGGATGGCCTACGGCCTCCAAGACGTGGTGCAGCAGCGCAAGCTGATCGAGCTCTCCGAGGGCGAGGACGCACACCGCCGCACGTTGTCGCGGCACCTGGACGCGATGCTGGCCCTGTGCGAGACCGTCGAATGCCGCCGCACACAGCTGCTCGCGTACTTCGGCCAGGACGCTCCAGATGCCTGCCGCAACTGCGACACGTGCTTGGCTCCGCCGGAGTCGTGGGACGGGACGGTCGCGGCGCAGAAGCTGCTGTCGACCGTGGTTCGCCTGGACCGCGAACGCAACCAGAAGTTCGGTGCCGGCCAGATCATCGACATCCTGCGTGGCAAGAAGACCGCCAAGGTCGAGCAGTTCCGGCACGATTCGCTGAGCGTGTTCGGCATCGGCGTCGACCTGAGCGACAACGAGTGGCGCGGCGTGATCCGCCAGCTCCTGGCCCAGCGCCTGCTGTCGGTGGAAGGCGACTACGGCACGCTGATGCTCACCGGATCCAGCGGCGAGGTGCTGCGCCGTGACGACCCGCGCAAGGTCATGTTGCGCACCGAACCCAAGCGCGTCGCCGCCCCGGCCACCAAGTCCAAGGCGCCCAAGCAGGCCGCGCAGGACATGCCGCCGGAGGCGGAGCCGGTCTTCCAGCGGCTGCGGGCCTGGCGCGCGGCAACCGCCCGTGAGGAGAACAAGGCGCCGTTCATCATCTTCCACGACTCCACCCTCCGGCAGATCGCCGCGTCGCAACCGTCCACCCTGGACGAACTGGGCGACATCAACGGCGTGGGCGAGCAGAAGCTCGCCAAGTACGGGCAGGCCGTGCTCGATACCCTCGCCGCCGAGGAGTGA
- a CDS encoding LLM class flavin-dependent oxidoreductase: protein MQFGIFTIGDVTTDPTTGRTPSEAERIKAMVRIALKAEEIGLDVFATGEHHNTPFVPSSPTTMLGYVAARTERLILSTSTTLITTNDPVKIAEDFAMLQHLADGRVDLMMGRGNTGPVYPWFGQDIRQGIPLAIENYHLLHQLWREDVVDWEGKFRTPLQSFTSTPRPLDGVPPFVWHGSIRSPEIAEQAAYYGDGFFHNNIFWPKEHTQRMVGLYRRRFEHYGHGSADQAIVGLGGQVFMRKNSQDAVREFRPYFDHAPVYGGGPSLEEFTEQTPLTVGSPQEVIDRTLGFREYVGDYQRQLFLMDHAGLPLKTVLEQLDLLGEEVVPVLRKEFESLRPAHVPDAPTHASLLAAKEAKKAEAAK, encoded by the coding sequence ATGCAGTTCGGGATCTTCACGATCGGTGACGTCACCACCGACCCGACCACCGGCCGCACGCCCTCCGAGGCCGAGCGGATCAAGGCCATGGTGCGGATCGCGCTCAAGGCGGAGGAGATCGGGCTTGACGTCTTCGCCACCGGCGAGCACCACAACACGCCTTTCGTGCCGTCCTCGCCGACGACCATGCTCGGCTACGTCGCGGCCCGCACCGAGCGGCTGATCCTGTCCACCTCGACCACGCTGATCACCACGAACGACCCGGTCAAGATCGCCGAGGACTTCGCGATGCTGCAGCATCTGGCCGACGGCCGGGTCGACCTGATGATGGGCCGCGGCAACACCGGGCCGGTGTACCCGTGGTTCGGTCAAGACATCCGCCAGGGCATCCCGCTGGCCATCGAGAACTACCACCTGCTGCACCAGCTGTGGCGCGAAGACGTGGTCGACTGGGAGGGCAAGTTCCGCACCCCGCTGCAGTCGTTCACCTCGACCCCGCGGCCGCTGGACGGCGTGCCGCCGTTCGTCTGGCACGGCTCCATCCGCAGCCCGGAGATCGCCGAGCAGGCCGCCTACTACGGCGACGGCTTCTTCCACAACAACATCTTCTGGCCCAAGGAGCACACCCAGCGGATGGTCGGGCTGTACCGGCGGCGGTTCGAGCACTACGGGCACGGCTCGGCGGACCAGGCGATCGTCGGCCTCGGCGGCCAGGTGTTCATGCGCAAGAACTCCCAGGACGCGGTCCGCGAGTTCCGGCCGTACTTCGACCACGCGCCGGTGTACGGCGGCGGGCCGTCGCTGGAGGAGTTCACCGAGCAGACGCCGCTGACGGTGGGCAGCCCGCAGGAGGTCATCGACCGGACGCTGGGCTTCCGCGAGTACGTCGGCGACTACCAGCGCCAGCTGTTCCTGATGGACCACGCGGGGCTGCCGCTGAAGACCGTTCTGGAACAGCTCGACCTGCTCGGCGAGGAGGTCGTTCCGGTGCTGCGCAAGGAATTCGAGTCGCTGCGGCCCGCGCACGTGCCGGACGCCCCGACGCACGCGTCGCTGCTGGCCGCGAAGGAAGCGAAGAAGGCGGAGGCAGCGAAATGA
- a CDS encoding FMN reductase: protein MSERNLVVVSAGLSQPSSTRLLADRLAAATGRALAEPPQIEVVELRDHAKDVANNLVTGFPGGELRKVLDQVAAADGLIAVTPIFQASYSGLFKSFFDVVDNESLLGKPVLIGATGGSPRHSLALEHAMRPMFSYLRAVVVPTAVYAASEDWGSSGDGAALADRIDRAAGEFAALVERRPAPPRPDAFDEPIPFEQLLSQTQN, encoded by the coding sequence ATGAGCGAGCGGAACCTGGTGGTGGTCTCGGCGGGCCTGAGCCAGCCGTCGTCGACCCGGCTGCTGGCCGACCGGCTGGCCGCAGCGACCGGCCGCGCGCTGGCCGAGCCGCCGCAGATCGAGGTCGTGGAGCTGCGCGACCACGCCAAGGACGTGGCGAACAACCTGGTCACCGGCTTCCCCGGCGGTGAGCTGCGGAAGGTGCTCGACCAGGTGGCCGCGGCCGATGGGCTGATCGCGGTGACGCCGATCTTCCAGGCGTCCTACAGTGGGCTGTTCAAGTCGTTCTTCGACGTGGTGGACAACGAATCACTATTGGGCAAGCCGGTGCTGATCGGCGCCACCGGCGGGTCGCCGCGCCACTCGCTGGCGCTGGAGCACGCGATGCGCCCGATGTTCAGCTACCTGCGGGCGGTCGTGGTGCCGACGGCGGTGTACGCGGCGTCGGAGGACTGGGGTTCGTCGGGCGACGGCGCGGCCCTGGCCGACCGGATCGACCGCGCGGCGGGCGAGTTCGCGGCCCTCGTCGAACGCCGCCCGGCCCCACCCCGGCCCGATGCCTTCGACGAACCGATCCCCTTCGAGCAGCTCCTGTCCCAGACCCAGAACTGA